AGCGCCGTGGGGGCGCAGCCCACGACGAACACCGCCCCCCGCCGGTGGGCCGCCGCCGCCATCCGCATGGCCGCCGCGCTCCGGGTCGGCGCCCCGTCACCGCCCGATCCCGGGGGCACGCGCCCCAGGAAGCACGTCGCCGCCACCGAGGTGATGCCCGCCGCCACCATTTCCACGTCGGCGACCACAACCGCCCCCCGGCGCAGTGCTTCGACGCCGGACGCCAGCGCCGTCTCGTCCAGCACCAGCGAGGTGGCGTACTCGAGGTCGGCGCTGGCGTGGATCACCCGCTCGGCCACCGCCCGGGACAGCGGTCCCAGGGCCGAGAGGTCCACCCGTTCGGCCAGGATCCGGTAGCTCTCGGCCTCGATGGGATGGACCGAGCCCGGCGTCGTCACGCCACCACCGCGGGGTCGATGGCGCCGGCCGGGCACACCTCCACGCACTCGAGGCACGCGGTGCACCGGGCGGCGTCCACGCGAGGCCGGCGGGGCGCGGGCACGAGGGCGCCCTCGGGGCACGTCGCCAGGCACGCCCCGCACGCCGTACAGCGG
This DNA window, taken from Acidimicrobiales bacterium, encodes the following:
- a CDS encoding precorrin-8X methylmutase, giving the protein MTTPGSVHPIEAESYRILAERVDLSALGPLSRAVAERVIHASADLEYATSLVLDETALASGVEALRRGAVVVADVEMVAAGITSVAATCFLGRVPPGSGGDGAPTRSAAAMRMAAAAHRRGAVFVVGCAPTALVELVKLAAAGRVEPALVVGLPVGFVGAAESKEALRASGLPAVSNVGEKGGSAVAAAAVNALLRLAGGPGARRG
- a CDS encoding 4Fe-4S binding protein, producing the protein MTALIANAVTVGARCTACGACLATCPEGALVPAPRRPRVDAARCTACLECVEVCPAGAIDPAVVA